The DNA window GCTAAAGCAAACAAAAACATAAGAAATATATTTAATATTACTGTAGGAATATCCTTAATCCTACCTGTGAATAATTCAAACAAAAAGTATAAAAACCACATAAGTGGTAGAATGCCTGTTGTTAAGATTTTTTTGTTATTCATACATTTTCCTCCTAAATATAGTGTGAATAGTTTTTTATATTAGTTATATAATTTATTAAAATGTTGTTTAATGATTTTATTTTATAATTAAAAACTTTGTAGTGTAAGATTTTTTATACCTATAAATAAGTAAAGACATAAAATAGATATGTTCATGGTTCCTAAACAACTTTTTTATTATATTAAAGTTTATCATATTAGATTTTAAAATTCATTATTATATAATATATAAATTAATATTAAAATTAAAAATATATTTTTTATATCAAGTTATATATTACAATATATGTAATATATAATGGTAAAATTAAATAAGATATTATATTAGAAAAAATACTATATAAAATTTGAGAGGGGAATTAATTATGTTAACTATTTTTGCTATATCAGATTCTATAGCGGAAACAGCTCATCAAGTAACATTAGCAGTTGCAGCTCAGTTTAAAGAGAAAATAAAAATAAGAAGAGTACCATATATCAAGACAATTGATGATGTAGATTGTATTTTTCCTGAAATAGCTAAGATAGAAAGGAAAATAATCATATCAACAATAATTACTGTAGATGTTAGAGAATATTTAACTAAAAAGTGTTATGACGAAAATATTTACATTATGAATGTTTTAGGACCAATTATAGATTCTATATCAAGTATGTTAAATACAAATCCAGAATATAAACCTGGAGCTATGAGGCAAATAGATGAAATATATTATAAGAGAATAGAGGCTATGGAATTTGCTATGCAATATGATGATAGTAAAGATTATGGTGGATTAAAAAATGCGGATGTAGTTTTGATAGGATTATCTAGAACTTCTAAGACTCCATTAAGTATGTATTTAGCTAATAAGGGCATTAAGGCTATAAATATACCATTAATGCCTGAGATAGGAGTACCAGATGAAATATATACTATAGATAAGAAGAAGATTTTTGGATTAAAAATAGATGCATTTCAATTAATTGAAATTAGAAAAAAAAGATTAGATAAATTTCATCGTATATCTTCAAGCATTGAATATGCTGGTGATGAAAGAATATTAGAGGAATTAGAGTATTCAGATAGGATAATGAAGAGGTTAGGATGTAAAACAATAGATATAACACAAAGAGCTATAGAAGACACAGCTTTAATTATTTTAGAATTAATTGGATATAATAAGAACACAAATAATTATTAGGAATATTGTGGTTCTTGGGGAGTGTGATTTAATATGAAAATAGGATTGGTATTATC is part of the Clostridium cagae genome and encodes:
- a CDS encoding pyruvate, water dikinase regulatory protein, which encodes MLTIFAISDSIAETAHQVTLAVAAQFKEKIKIRRVPYIKTIDDVDCIFPEIAKIERKIIISTIITVDVREYLTKKCYDENIYIMNVLGPIIDSISSMLNTNPEYKPGAMRQIDEIYYKRIEAMEFAMQYDDSKDYGGLKNADVVLIGLSRTSKTPLSMYLANKGIKAINIPLMPEIGVPDEIYTIDKKKIFGLKIDAFQLIEIRKKRLDKFHRISSSIEYAGDERILEELEYSDRIMKRLGCKTIDITQRAIEDTALIILELIGYNKNTNNY